From Xylocopa sonorina isolate GNS202 chromosome 2, iyXylSono1_principal, whole genome shotgun sequence, a single genomic window includes:
- the LOC143432773 gene encoding L-selectin, which translates to MTRLLILGTLIALSTAQFQPTGRILEPPVPALCAQRTIHERFNNKGYYYSWADPRTSGQELDWLAGRNFCRQRCMDLVSLETSAENEFIKSRIVQNNVKYIWTSGRLCDFKGCDRPDLQPLHINGWFWTAELQKLAPTTDRSQNDWSESGGIGKPQPDNREAIQQGGAPENCLAVLNQFYNDGVNWHDVACHHKKPWVCEDNESLLRYVRFSNPLIRT; encoded by the exons ATGACACGACTTTTAATCCTTGGCACCCTGATTGCTTTATCGACGGCTCAATTTCAACCTACTGGAAGAATTTTAGAACCACCAGTTCCGGCGCTTTGTGCTCAAA GAACTATTCATGAACGTTTTAATAACAAAGGTTATTACTATTCGTGGGCTGACCCAAGAACAAGCGGACAAGAACTTGATTGGTTAGCAGGCAGAAATTTTTGTAGACAAAGATGTATGGATCTTGTTTCCCTGGAAACTTCTGCAGAGAATGAATTTATTAAAAGCCGCATTGTTCAAA ATAATGTGAAATATATTTGGACATCTGGTCGTCTTTGCGATTTCAAAGGATGTGATAGACCTGACCTTCAACCTCTTCATATTAATGGTTGGTTCTGGACTGCAGAATTACAAAAACTTGCACCAACAACTGATCGTTCTCAGAATGATTGGTCTGAAAGTGGAGG CATTGGAAAACCACAACCTGATAATCGTGAAGCTATACAACAAGGAGGTGCTCCAGAAAATTGTTTAGCTGTACTGAATCAATTTTATAATGATGGGGTAAATTGGCATGATGTTGCTTGTCACCATAAGAAACCATGGGTGTGCGAAGATAACGAATCTTTATTAAGATATGTTCGTTTTTCCAATCCTCTTATTCGAACTTAA